The following nucleotide sequence is from Marinoscillum sp. 108.
CAGCACTTACAAATTAATCTTTCAGTTCACCGTTTCTATTCAGTCTTAGAAGACCTAGCATGGAAGTACCGCTACCGAAATCGATCGTTGCAGCGACTAAAATATCTCCATCAGGTAAAGTTATGGCGGCCCTGGCCTGATCATTTCCGACTGTGGTTCCATAGTTTTGATCGAACCCTTCGATATGGCCAGACAATGGACTGACCCTCATAAGCAAGATTTGCTCAAGTTTATTAGCCCCCGCAGTTCCCTCTCCTGTGGTTTCCCTAAAATTTGGGATACTCCCCAAAACCATCAAGTCGTTATATATTGTTTTTGTCAATGCCAATGCCTGACATGGTAAAGAATAGTCGGTCTCAAGAACATTGTTACTATTGGCCACCATATCTCCTGATGGTGTTATGGCCACATGAAATCCTGCCATTTGACCATTTACCCCCGTGGTATATCCCACAATTGAGTAACCCAAGGACGATTTTATAGCCGCTGTGGGCGTTTCATCGGCCCCCGACACTGAATTGTTAATTACGATTCTTGGAGCATTCTTATCTGAGGTGCCTAGTGAATTAGTTTCAATGACGTAAACGTTGCGACCATCAGCACCTGCTTCAGTAGACCCTACTATCACCAAGCTTCTATCAGCATTTTCAAACAAAGCCAATGATTCCTCATCGCCAAGATATCCGTGTGATTTAGACCAATAAACCTCCCCCTGATCATCAACTTTGGTAAGATATATTTGGTATCCCCCATCACTCACTGGATCTCCTGCAAAAGTTTGTCTGGAATGTCCCAATACCACAAACTTCTCCACACCATCTGTTTCAGTAGTTCGAATGATATCTGTGGTAATTACATTCTCAAGCAGATTAAACCTGGAAGAGTCAGAACCAGTGCTTATTATATTCAAATCTGCATCAATTTTACACCAGGCTCCTTCAAAGAAATCTAAACCACTCGCATCTCGTGATTGTATGTATCCTACGAGAAGAAATTCGTCAAGTCCTGTGGTTGAATTGAAACCTAACGGCTTCATTTTTAAGGGAATATCTGTAGATCCACTCTTTAAGTCATAAACCTCTGAGGCAACTTCATTACCCTCAGCATCCACTTTTAACAAGTAAAAATCCTGACTTTCCGACTGGATATTGGATCCCAATATGATGATCTCACCAGTTGAAGTTCTTGCTAAATCAACTGCTTCATTTGTTCCTTGTCCATAGTACTTTACAAAGACCTCCGTGGGAGCAGGACTATTCTCATCTGAAGGAGTACAACTCCAGATAAAGCATAATAACAGAGTATATAAGAAAAATTGCTTCATATGGCCGTCAATATTCTTTTAGTTTTTTAGGACTATATATGGAATGTGTATACCCAACTGAGAATGAAATGAAATTCAACGAAAGATCTGACTCCACGTACCCCAAATCAAAAGTTGATTCAGAGTTCGTATAACGTTCCTCTCCGTTCACATAATTGAGCCTACTGTTGTCATACCTGGCTTCAATCGTTAAAAAATGCGTTTTCAACCGGTACTTAACTCCAAGGCCTCCAAAGAAAGAATAATTAACCTTATTGACCTGATTTGAGGCCAGGAGATCACTTGATGTTTGAGTGTAGGCTGTACCTCCTACTCTGGAAGCAGAGGTATAACCAGCAGACAGCAAATAATCAAATGCTCCCCCAGCATAAACATAGGGTAACCATTTCTTATCTCTATTACTGTATCCTAAGGTGTATCTCGCCAATAAAGGTGTTCGCAGGTAGACTTGTTGATTGACTACCGAAGTGCTCAAATCTTGTTGATTCAAATAATTATCCACATTGTATTTCGAAAGCCTGAATTGCCCTCCGAACCCAACTTCAAAACCATTCTTAATATGTCTTTCAACCAACAACTCACCCCAAAAACCTATACCCAACCCTCCAATACCACTCAGCGTAGTAGAATCATTCAACGCATAAGAGCTTTCGCCGCTTTCAGTTTTCCCATTGTAAAAAGACGGAGCAGCCACGGTATTTTGTGTTCCATAAACGCCAATGATCTGAGGATCCGATGAATTTGCTCCAAGTCTCAATGAAATACGGAATACAGGTGATGTTCTGTATTGACTATAAAGGAAGAATAGTTCTGCGGGATCTACCTGAGGATTCAGACGATGTTCCGGATCAGCCTTTAATAATTCAATAAGAGCTCCTTCCGCTTTAAACTCCTGATCAGTAAAAATGTAGACCAGGGTCAGTAGTTTTCTAGCCCTTACCTCCTCCTCACTCGAGAATGCATCTGAATCCAGGCAATCCCTTATCTGGTTAGGTATCCCCAAAAGTCTCCCCGCTTCATAATCATCTTCAGCTTGATTGAGCCTTTGGGTGCAAGTTTGAGCATATATTCCCAACATTGCCAGAGAGCAAATCAGTGTCAGTATAATTTTCTTCATAGACTTATTCGATTTCGTCACCCTTATCCAGTCCATCACAGGTGTATTCGTATGGTATTTGCTCAAGATCACCTACATACTGTCTCCACTGAGTCTCTGACATATTTGCAGATACCAGCCCACAGATTCGCTCTGCGTAGGCATCTGGTTTAGTCTCAAAAACTCTGATAATTCCATCAGCAGAACCAGTGGCAAACTGCTGACCTGATGGGTGAAAATCTAGTGACCAAACCCAATCTTTGTGATCATCAAAAACTGTCGGCAGATCATAAATATTATTCAAATCCCACATTCTGGCAGTCTTATCTTTGCTAGTAGCTGCCAAAAGATCATCGTCCGGGCTAAAATGAATATCAGAAATAGGTGAAGTAAATCCGGTTAGTTTAGGTCCCCATTGCTTCTTTTCAACCAAATCCCAAATAAAGAGGTCTCCTTTATCATCACCAAAAGCGAGTTTATCAGCCCCATTACTAAAATGAAGTGCATGTACCGCCGGGCTACCATTTTTTCGATAAATATTTCGGGATGGGTAATCGGTCCCATTCAGGTCAATAATCATCACTTCACCACTTTCCGTACCCGCTGCTAAAGTCTTTGCATCAGGTGAAATGGCAAGGGTCTTTGCTCTTGAACTGGTCTGTGCTATTTGAACCGTTTCCTTGGTTCTCAGTGAATGCAAAAGTATCCTACTGTCTGCACCTGTTGAGATAAAGCTCAGATTATCTGGAAGGAAAACAAGATCATAGACTGTACCGCCCACATGTCCATTAATACTCACAGGTTCCGAGTCTCTATTCTTAAGATCTACAACCAAAATGTGGTTATCATCAGTACCAAGAGCAAGATAGCGCTCATTTGGGCTTACATTGACCACCCGGTTCACGTGGTTCCTATGAAAAATTTCCACATAGGTTCTTTTTCCACTGGCATAATCCCACATCAGCAAACGCCCATCACTACCAGCCGAATACATTCGCTTTCCATCTTCTGAAAACACCACAGACCTTACAGAAATCTTCTCCTCAGTCACTTGAGAGGTAGTCACAGGTAAATGTCCATGGTATTGATTGAGTACCGAATCTCCATTATTCTTGAATACCTTCTCTCCATCATCATTGACGGAGTATGTGCTCAAAACACCTTCGAGCCCGGAATAAACCCCGGCATAGATATCCCCATTGTATGGCTTATTCGGGTCACCATATTGCTGATAAAAATCATATGCTTGCTTAGCTACAACCGCTTTCAGTTCTCTTTCGGGTATATTTCTGGCCTTAATAGCCATTGATTGAGCAACAGATTGAAGCCTAAGTCTATCAGCATTATCTTTAGCCACGAGTGCCTCTGCCTGAGCTTGTCTTGCCTTTTCCGCTTCTATTTTCGCCTGCTCTGCACTTTCCGCTGCCTCAATCTGTGCTTCTTCTGCAGCCTGCCTCTGTTTATCAGCCTCAGCCTTTTGTTTCTTAGCTATATCAGCTTGCAATTCGGCCTCTATTTTGGCTACTTCGGCTTCCTTTAAGGCAGCCGTTGCTTTATTCTCTGCTTTCCTGGCCAGAGCCGCCTGCTCTTCGGCTAACGCCGCTTGTTTCTCTGCATCATCGGCATTCTTCACCGCCAATTCCTGCTGAACCTTGGCCTCTTCTGAAGCCTTTTGAGCTTCGTTGGATTTAATGTTTGCATACACTACAAAGAAAATGGACACCAATGCCGCTGCTCCAAGGATAATCGCACTAAGGCGCATCCTTTTTACCTGACGCTTCTGCAACAGTTCTTTATTTCGTTGCTCAGTCACATAGGCCTTTTCGGAAGTTTCCAAAAAGACCATAGTTCTCTCAAATGCCGGATTATAACGCTGACCCCATATCAAAGTAGGACGATTCTCCTCTCTCCAGTTGATCGCTAGTTGTAAATCAGGCATTTTCCACAATGAAGCTTTACCTTCCTGAAAACGTTCAGCTGCTTCAGAAAGCTTCAAATACATCTCAGCTGCCTTGGACTCCTCGTCCAACCATCTTTTCAGCCTGTCCCATATCCTCATCAAACTCTCATGAGAAATATCTATAACTGTCTCCGTATCCAGACGCACCCCATAAGGTGGCATTAGTAATGACCTTCCGGGCTCTCTGAACTTTTCTACCACTCTAGACACCTCATCCTCGGTCACACCGGCTATAGCTGCTATGGTTCCCAATTTAGTAGGCCTCCGAATCCCCTGATTTTCGTTGCCTCGTTCAGTAAGCGACTTAAACATCACCTCACATATCTCCTTCTCTCTTTTAGACAGCGAATCATAGGCCTCGTTGGCGTGCTGTGACAATGCCTCCCTAAGCGTACCAATAGCATTATAGTGCCTTAGGTCCATGAGTTCATTGGGCTTTCGGGTATCTACCCAATTGGCCCAAGTACGCATTAGTGCATGCTGAAGAATAGGCAACTGATCAGGATTATCACCCACATCATTGAGCAGTTGCTGGGTGAGACGTGGTGCGATCTTGCCGCCTCCTACAGCCACAGGTCCTTCTATAGCCACTCTCTTCTGATCCCTTGTCATTTGCGGAATCAGGTAGTGTGAGTCATTAATCATCTGCGTCAAATCAGGGAATTTTGCACATTCCCCAATAAAATCTGAGCGCATGGTTATAGTGATATAAATTGGCTCGTCAAACTGGTGTATTGCCTCCAGAAGTAAATTGACAAAAGCTGATGACTCATCCATATCGGAGGTAGCCGCTTCCAGCTTTCGAAACCTGAAAAGTTCCTCAAACTGGTCAATTACGATCAGCATATTCTGATCATTGTCCGTTTTGAGCTGCTTAATCACCTCGACCAAACCAAGGGAACTGCTACGCAAAACGGTACCTATAATCGTTTTCTTGATAAGTTTATCTTCTTCTGAGAGGTTTGAATATTCCTTATCCTTAATCAATAGGGCTTCAGCAAGGTTGTCAATTGGCCCACCACCGGGACGTGCCACGACCACTCTCCAGTTGGAACCCGCCTCGGTCATAAACCCTCCCACAAGACTGGGTACTAAACCGCAGTACATAAATGAGGATTTTCCCGAACCGGAAGCTCCCAGTATACCAACAAATTTATTCTCTGCCAGTTTTACCAACACCTCGTCGCTTTGACCTTCACGGCCAAAGAAAAGGTGCCCTTCTTCAATTCCAAAAGGTCTTAACCCAGGAAATGGATTAATTAGTTCAGTGATATCTATGATATCCTGAGCCTGACCTTGTGTGAGATTCATGTCTTTGTCGCTCATTTTATTTTTCTAGTTTGGTTAGAAAAGGCTTAAGATGTTCTGGTTTGAAGCCACCGTTCATCCCCAGAACCATGGCTTTATTCTTCTTATAGTGCTCTAAATCGACTTCCTTCTGACCGTCAAAATACACGGCCTTTGCTTGAAGCTTTTTTTCACGCCCAAATCCGGGAGCCTTAAGTAGATCCTGGAGTTTTGTTTTAATCCATGCCTCTTTGGCACTTCCAAAATAGATAATGGAAGCATCGCAGCGCCTCAAATTCTCCTGATGGATGTATCTAATGTCTACTAAATCACCCTCGTAGCTAGGAGAAACTACCTTAAATCCTGACTTCTCCAAAAACTCCTTCAGTGGTTTGGTTTTGGAGGTATCCATCTTATCTTGTATCAAATAAATGATTTTTGCATTTCCTTCTTCCTCATGCGTATACCCCTTGATTTCACGTCTATTCTTATTAAAGCGACCTCCTGTGACCAATTCTTCCCTAATAATCGCTTTCAATTCTTGTAGGGTAATTTGTAAAACCTCCGCTTCTTCCAAAGCAGCAGCATCACTCTTCAGGTCCTCAATAAATATCTTCTGCCTTTCCGTGACATTTTTCAAGTCTGGTGAAACCCAAATAAGACGACTAAATGGTCTTTTATCCTTAGCCGTTTTGTTATATTCCACCATCTCATAGGTATGATTGGAAGCGATTCTATTCTGTATGTCTACCACCGACAAATCAGATCCCTTTGGTTTATAACCATAATCCTCGCCTATCAGGTGAATAGATAACCTACACTTATGTAGGTCTTCTTTAACCATTTGCTCCAACTGTCCGACCTCTTTTGACAAGGTGTGTTGAGGCAACACTTTATATCCGTGTCGAATCAATTCGCGTTTGATGATGTCTCGCTGAATCACCATATCAACTCCAGTACTGGCCAGATACACGGTTTTTTCCATTGGGACCACTTCGGCTGCCGTTCCTGATTTTCCAGATAAATTGGATTCCAAAACATGATTAATGTCGTAGGCCATATCCACAAGCTTCATCCAATATGACCGCTCTGCATCACTTCCGAAAAATCGCTTGAACTCCTGAGCTTCTCCAGACAAAGGATCCACCATATAAAAGTCATAGGAAATGAGGCTGTCCAAATGAGGAAGGACCTTATCCTCATTGAAAGGTGCTTTATGTACTTTGAATAACCTGGAAACTCCTTCTATTATCAGACGGTCGTTGTTTTTCACATCTTCTGCATGCTTATCCAGCCGTTGAATCAGGGCTTCATTCTTAATGAATGCAGGGCTGCATACCGCGATGATGACTGCAGCTTTCTCTATTTCTACTTGTTGATAATTGGATTCTGAAACCAACGTCACTTCAGGGCTTTCTCTTGAAATCTGAGAAAGCAGGGTTGATAAAAACTTATGGAAATTAGACACCCAACCTTTCAGACCTCCCTCTATTGGCTGGTTATCTTCTTCTGAGAAGCATAAAAGTATCTCTTTATTAAAATCCATTTCTTTTTGGTTAGGCGGTCATCTTTAAGTTACACACTAAGTAAAATATCGGCTATTTCCACTTCCTCTTCCTCAAATTCTACCCGATTCAAAATATTCAAGTACGCTTCAATAATTTCTATGTGTTTGGACATAAGGTCCAATAGTTCTTCTTTTCTCAGTACCAGGAGAGTACATCGATTTCTCGTTAATGCTGTATACTCAAACTTGTTTGTATCCAGTATCAATTCATGTCCCACAAGTCCACCTCTTGATTTTTGATCAATCAAAACGTCATTCTGATAGACATCCACATTACCTTCTACCACAATATATACCGGCGTATTTCCTGATTCTCCAGCATCAACCAGGGTAGTTCCCTCATTTAACCTGATCTCATCCAACTCCTCCGCGATATAGGTAATCAATTCACCTGAAACACGCTTAAACTCAGGCACTTCCTTCAGAAGTAATACCCGTTCAATCAGTAATAACTTTTGATGATAGTCCTCGCCTTCACCCTGAAAGACTGGAGGAACGATAGCCTTATCCAACTCCTTCTTGACCCCTGACTTCAGTCGTTTCGTATGAAGATGGTAAGCACTCTGATCCAGCTTATAGATAGTGTAAGCCGCTGTTTCGAGTAGCAAATGATCTGGATTAAATAAATTGGCAATCAAATCGTCGCTCACCTCCACTCCAGTCATATTACTGATTCGATAAAAAGCCAAGGCCTTGGTATATCTGTTCACCCGGTTGTAATCCCTATTGATAATCTGCAGCAATAGATCATAATAGGATTCAAAATCTTCAGGAGGGTAGTAATTCTGCAGCTTAGCAAGGCGATCGTCTACCTTTAATTCATCCATAACTGGAAGTAACTTTGGCTTGAGCTCCTCTTCCACAAAAATATCCAGCATTTCCACAGCAAAAGTGATACTATCTGTAGTGCCATCCTGGATATTCTCTCTAACCAAGGTAACGTTCTGGGGATCATAGATCATCGACAACAGCATAAAGATGTTCTCATAGTTTTGCTTATCCTCCTCTCTGAAAGCATCCCTGATCATCATATCAATCTCGTTCTCTTCTGGAATATCCAATACGGCCTTTATATTCCATGCTATGTCTCCGATTTCGGATTCAATCGCAATCTTGATACGAGCAGCTTGAAAATCACGAGCGGCAAAGCCAATGTAACTCAGTGACAATAAAATTTCAGATACTATTTTCTTGTCAGGAAAATCAATTTTCTTCCATAGTAAATCGATAGCAGATTTTCCTCCGATTCTCCCCAATAATTGAACAATCCGCAACATGGTAGCCTTATACTGACCCGTCTTATAAAATGAGGTATCGATAGCGTGGAATGCAGCCTCACCCGAGTGCGTCAGTGCTGACATAGCAGAGTTTCCATAGGTAGCCAAATGTAGGTTTTCGACCAAATTTGGCCATATTTCCGGCCTTCTAATCTTACCTGCGGTAGTCATTGCGGCAATCCTCACCCGTGGATTAATGTCTCTTAAAAGTTCGGATAGATAAGGCAAAAACTTGTCTTCATTTGACTTAACTAGGAGTCTTGCCCCTTTGATTCGATCCTTCGCCTCAGTGGATCTCACCAACTGACGAATGCTAATATCATTTAGCTCATAGGCTTCAGCAGCTTCAAGATTCTTTACACAGGCGGTCGCCGCTTTCAATACAGCTTCATCACCTTCTGTTTTGATATCTTTTCGAATAATATCTAATGCCTCGAACACCAGGTACTCATCCAGTTTCTTGTAAGCATACTCTCTTACCTTACTCATTCTTGAGTTCAATAAATCCAAAAGTGTGAACTCAAATTGTATAGGCTCCAACTTTTCAAATATTCGAAGCCCGCTGATCACTCTGTCTGAATTTTTGGAACTGACCTCACTCCTGATCACATTGATGGTGTTCTGTTCGTTTCTAACGCCCTCACCTTTGAGGGCTTTTTTCTGTTCGGTCAGAGTTTTCTGAAGAGTAACTTTGTACTGAGAAAAGAGCTTCCCAGACAAATACACCACCATCCCTGCAAGACCAAGAATGAGGTATGAAAAATGGATGAGTTCGAAAAACACCAACAACCCAAGCGCGATTTGGGCAGCACCTGCCAATAAAGTAGCCAACTCGTTAACCACTCCTTCAATTCGCGTCTGAATATCAAAACGTATCTTAATATCGATAGGCAAAAAGAACAGTTTGAAAGCCGGATTCTCCAAAGCATCTTTAAGCGAAGCTGTAAATGCCTTTGCACAGGCTGTAAACATGAAGAAAAGGATAAACTCCTCTGTCTTCACCTGATACCCAAAAATATGACCGGCAACAATGCCACCTATTGTAAATAAAATAAGAATCAGTGGCATGGTCATCAGAGCCACCTTCAGCCCGAAACGTCCAATAATGATATCGTTAACAAAACTCTGAATGAGAAAGCTCATAATCATGACCGTCCCACTAAAGAAGGATAAGAAATTGGTCAACTCCTGCTCATCAGGATACATGATCTCAGTAGCCGAGTAAAATGTGTAGTCAACGAAGACGCTTGCCCCCATTGAAAAGATAAGAAAAAGCGAAAGCAACCTCAGGTATGGGTCCTTAATCAAATCGAAGAAATTAACTTCTACAGGCTTAACATCTCCTTTCTCAACCTTAGTAGCTTTATTAACATTGAAATCTCTGATAATCCAGATGGTAAAAAAGAGTACCCCAAAGGATGAAATTGCGGATACAAAGAGGAGATCATATGTAGAGTCAATGAATGGGAGCTGAGTGATAAACGGTATAGAGAAAAAAGCAATAATAGTGGCGGTCAAGGCTCCTGTATCAATTCCTCCAATAATTCTTTTGGAAGCGCGTAAATCAAACACCCGACCAAATATCCCCCAGAACCCGAGCAATGTTATAGCAGTGATCGGACCAATCATAACAAACATGATAAATGGCAAAATTTGGAAACCTCCCTCACTTCCATCGTAGCTCGTCCACTCAAAGGCGGCTCTCATTACCGCCATAAAAGCGAAAATAAGGAAGAGATTGACGACTACAAGCGAAGAGTAATTGACCCTTTTTTGGAGATAAACAAATAGCACCGTTGAGATGATACCCGCACCACCAGCTGAGAAAAAAGCGACATCCAAATAAGGCTCACCAAGAATATCCAAAAACAGTGTCTCTGAACCAATTTGATAGGTAGCGAGAAATATACCCATGAAAAAACCCATGCCCAATAACAACAACATAGGCTTCTCTTCACCGGGTTCTCCCCCAAGAAAAGCTAGAAACGACTTTATCACAATAGCTATATTTTAATAATGTATTGATATAAAAATACCAATAATATTGGTCGTATTCAATCAAAAAATAAAAAATTGACTTTAGTCTTGTCTAGGGCTGTACTCCAAACTTAAAACTATTTGATGAGAATAGTTGCAATGAGAGACCCTCAAAATAAAAGATACCAGAAACTGGGTAGGGCTGGCAGAAGATAAGAACGTAAGGTGCTATATTATCACAACTATAGGTGGGTAGATCGCTCTATCGTCAGCTTGACAGGGGTTTTGCGAGATTTATGTCCGTGCTGAGTTTACTTTTTCTTTGACTTGTTACTTTCCCTAATCGTACTCATCCCTTTTCTCTGAAGCTGCACATCGTATTCAAACAAATAAGCTACAGAAAGTGACAAAGTATAATTTCGATACCGGAAATTCTCTTGATAAGTTTCAAAAGAGAAGTCTGGATTTCCATTAAATCCCATATTCGAATGTCCGAATGAATGCCTCAAATCGACCAATACTCGTCCGCCTGTGGTTACATCAAAGTAAACACCCGCTCCTACCTGAAGACCGTACTGAAAGCGATTGGCCTGAGGAACAGCTCTGTGGTTGGTCTCTCCTCCATTTTTTGACTTGAATTCAAAATCATACGGCAACGGACCATCCAGAGTCCTCGCTTCGTTAAATTCATCCAAATATATCTCCCCGGTTCCCCCAAGCCAGTAACTAAGCTTCGGGCCACCTGATATATAATAATAGGTAGGCTCCCTTCCAAAGTCCCATCTCAGCGAAAAAGGAACAGACAAATAGTTGTAAACCGATTTGCTATATACTTCTATGTCACTACCCTCCTTCTCGGTAACCTTTCGGTTTATTCTCTCATAAATGAGCTCGGCCATCACGGCATATTTCTCAGAAGCCTGATAGATCATCATAACGCCGCCTTGAAGTCCATAATCTGTGCTCACATCAAATGAATCTGACTTATAGGTAGATTCCTGATAGATAAAGTCTGTACGATGCCCCCCCACCTTAGGCCCAAACCAGTACTGGGCATTTGCCCCGGTCCAGCATAATAAGTATAAGACGACTATGAAATATTTGATCATGGAGATAACACTTTGAACGTAATAATACGAAGATCCTCAAACACATTGCAAGGTAAAGTACCAAAAAATATAGAGAAACTACAGTTCACCTATTTACAATGAGTTAGCAGATTTAAGGCGCTTGTTTAAAGCAAAACGATAAATATTTAATATTTTAGCTAAGTTTTGTATTCATTTCGTCTGTGTCACTGAAAATCAGACAGGAAATTTTAAAAGTTCAAAATAGGTGTATGAAAAAATTTCTGTGGGTTATTCTGTTGTGCTTTTCTCAGTTTGCAACTTTTTCGCAACTGCTCCCAAAAGTCTACAATCAGTTTTTCATGAACCCCTATATCTACAATCCTGCCTATGCAGGCGTAGAAGGCCATACGGTACTCTTTGTAATGCACAAAGAACAATGGGGCGGAATTGATGGTGCTCCATCACTCTCTCATGCCAATTTTCATGTGCCGTTAAAAGGTGGATTAGCATTTGGGGCAATGGTCTATAATGAAAGGGCTGGCTTGTATACTCAAAGCGCTGGAAAAGTGACCGGAGGTTACCTTGTAAGTATTGACAGGGAGCATTTCATCAGATTTGGGTTGTCCCTGGGAGCAGGGAATAATAGCCTCAACTTCGGAGAATTTGATTCACCTACGGATCCCGCTTTTCAGGGGTTATTGACCAATGAGACCTTCATGGTTGGAGATTTTGGTATGGCCTATCATTTCGGCCACTTCAATGTCGGCGTGTCATTACCCTCTCTTTTCGGTTATGACCTATTCACCACGGAGAGTGCCACCCCCATGCATGTAAGACCTCATGACAACCTTCTATTCAAAATTAACTATCGTGGACACCTGAGTGACAACATTGCCATTGAGCCACACCTTATATACAGGTACCACTCCTACCTGGCCAATCAGTACGAGGCCACTGTTATCCTTCACCTGTTACACATTGTGTGGGTTGGTGCCAGCTACCGGCAAGACGCAGGTTTCGTGGGACTCCTGGGTGCCAAGTTTTGGGAAAGGATGGGGGTTGGTTATTCCTATGAATATGGAAACCCAAATACAGCGGCACTTCTGGGCGCAACACACGAAATTCATATAGGATATCATTTAGGCTCAAAAAAGGATCATGCAGAGCACGTATCCTCTTTTATCAAGAGTCACAGAACATCCGCAGAGGAAAGAGCCAGAGAGGCAGAACTTGAGCGTCAGAAGCAACTTCAGGCCCTGCAAAAAAGCAGACAGCCGGTACAGTCCAGCAAGGATGAAGATGAACTGGGTCTGCTCGCAGGCGCTAAAAAGGAAGAGCCAGTGAAGGCCGCTAATAACTGGAATTATGAAAAAGAAAATGAGCCTGTAGAACGCATCAATAAATTCGGCGAAAAGGAACGTGGAATTAAATTTGACAGGGTAAATGAACAAGGAGAAAAAGAAGTGGTATTCAGCTGGCTTCCCCCACCCCCACCGGGAGCCAAAGAGGAAACCTACGAAATCGCAAACCCTGACGATGAGCCCCTGATTCGCACAAGGCCCGACGGTAAAAGAGAAGCCGGTATCAAGTGGATACGAACCATAGATGGTGATAGAAAGGAGACACTCATTATCTGGGATGAAATACTCTCAGAAAGTGCGGCAGAGGCCATCGATCACAATCCAGCTGAAGCTCATGCTATGAAAGATGCCAAAATATCCATCAAAGCTGAAGTCCCAGTAAAAGAAGAACCAGTGGTAAAAGAGCCTGAAGTAGAAGTGGTTGAAGAGCAGCCTGTTGTAAAGCAAGATCCCAAAGTAGAACCTACTCCAGAAGAAAAAGTGGAAATCGCCAAGGGTGACCCAGAACTAACAGATGACTTCAGGCCTTTGGACGACTATGCAAAATCAGATGGGCATCAGGTAGCCAAAAGAGGAAATCATCTTCTCGAGCTTCCGGCTGGTAACTACGTAGTAGCAGGTGTTTTTGGAAGCTTCCAAAATGCGGAGGACCTAAGTGACATCCTTTTTGAGCGGGGATTTCATGACACCAAAGTTGGCTTTCTGAGCGCTCGAGGGTACTACTATGTGGTCATCTTCAATTCGAGCAATTTGCAAAGA
It contains:
- a CDS encoding type IX secretion system membrane protein PorP/SprF, producing the protein MKKFLWVILLCFSQFATFSQLLPKVYNQFFMNPYIYNPAYAGVEGHTVLFVMHKEQWGGIDGAPSLSHANFHVPLKGGLAFGAMVYNERAGLYTQSAGKVTGGYLVSIDREHFIRFGLSLGAGNNSLNFGEFDSPTDPAFQGLLTNETFMVGDFGMAYHFGHFNVGVSLPSLFGYDLFTTESATPMHVRPHDNLLFKINYRGHLSDNIAIEPHLIYRYHSYLANQYEATVILHLLHIVWVGASYRQDAGFVGLLGAKFWERMGVGYSYEYGNPNTAALLGATHEIHIGYHLGSKKDHAEHVSSFIKSHRTSAEERAREAELERQKQLQALQKSRQPVQSSKDEDELGLLAGAKKEEPVKAANNWNYEKENEPVERINKFGEKERGIKFDRVNEQGEKEVVFSWLPPPPPGAKEETYEIANPDDEPLIRTRPDGKREAGIKWIRTIDGDRKETLIIWDEILSESAAEAIDHNPAEAHAMKDAKISIKAEVPVKEEPVVKEPEVEVVEEQPVVKQDPKVEPTPEEKVEIAKGDPELTDDFRPLDDYAKSDGHQVAKRGNHLLELPAGNYVVAGVFGSFQNAEDLSDILFERGFHDTKVGFLSARGYYYVVIFNSSNLQRVISEKNRVKNLSGLSKVWVLTVNE